GTTATACAGGTGTTAGTGGTTACCTTGTTTGACCCGCTGACTGACCCTATATAGAAAGAGCACTTCTAGAATAACCGCGGGTAACTGCAATATCCAACCAAGCAGTGATAATACCACGGTCAACAAAAAGAATGATGCCAGTACCTCCATACCTCCTGCGAAAAAGCTGAGAGGACGCATGATTTTGTTCGTTTTTATGATTGAGATCCCGAACAGAATGCCCAACGTGCCCCAACTGATGGCCTCTGCCAATATGACCACTTCAAATGTTAGGAAGTCGTTGAAAAAGGAAACAATATCAAATAGATAGAATAGCACACAGCCTATTAATAGGAGTACTGAGGCAATCTTCATCAAATAGTTTTTGAGCAGTTTTCCTGAAATGAGAAATCCGTAGACCATGGCGGCATAAAAGAGCATAGAGAAAATTTTGAGCACTACTGAGCCAATGGTGCCAAACACCAATTCATCTTCGTAAAACCTGAAATAGTCGATGACACCCTCCATCGAACTGGTGATTAAATACAAAACACCCGACACCATGGCCAAGGTGAGCAAAGTATGTACCGATTTGGCCTCTTTTTTTGAGACGTTCAATACGAAATCAGGGTTTTGGTCTTCCGTTACTTGAAGTGTTTCATAGTCCTCATCAAGGGCCGATAGAATGGTCTTTACGGTATAACTTCTTGGGGTAACCTCACCATTTTCAATACGCTGTAAAGTGCGTACATTGATGTTGCAGCGTTCTACCAATTCTTCTTGGGTGAGTCCCTTTTCTTTTCGAAGGGCCTCTATTTTGAGTCCCAGTTCAGGTTGTTTCATCTCAATTGTTTACAAATGCACGACAATGATATGGGCAAAACAAAAGGTAAGCAAAGAACTTTGGTTATTTTACCCCGACATTCACCCGACATTTGGTATCTTGACCTTTATTATCAAAGAGTTTTATTCATATGAAAATCACTGTTAAAGCTATCCTTTTAAAATTCATACTGTTGGTTTTCTTGCCAGTATTTGGACAAGAAATGTATTTCCCCAAACGGAATGCCGATTGGAAAAAGTTTGAAAAAAGCACTTATAACGAATCCGTTCTGCAAGATGCGGTCAACTTTGCTCTGCAAAACGAATATTCAGGAAGCAAAGATTTACGCCAAGCGATTCTAAAGGGATTCGAACGGGAGCCTTTTCATGAAATTCTTGGGCCTACCAAAAAACGGGGTGCCCCTGCGGGAATGATTCTCAAAAACGGATACCTTGTCACTTCTTGGGGCGATACCAAACGGGTCGATATGACCTTTAGTGTCACCAAAAGCTTTCTCTCGACCGTGGCCGGTTTGGCCGTGGATGCCAAGCTGATTGCAGATGTCAACGACAAAGTGGGAAATTATGTTTGGGATGGTACTTTTGATGGCGAGCACAACAATAAAATCACTTGGGAGCATCTTTTGCAGCAAAATTCCGATTGGTCGGGCGAACTCTGGGGACTCAAAGATTGGGCCGACCGACCTCCACGTGAGGGCAGCCTCGATGATTGGAAGTTCCGTAAACTCCAAGAACCGGGCACGGTGATGGAGTACAACGATGTACGGGTGAACGTTTTGGCCTATTCGTTGACCCATGTTTGGCGAAAACCGTTGCCGTTGGTGCTCAAAGAAAAGCTAATGGACCGAATTGGTGCCTCGACCACATGGCGTTGGTATGGCTATGACCATGCGTGGACGACCATCGACGGACTCAAAATGCAATCGGTCACGGGCGGCGGCCACTCAGGGGCGGGCATGTTCATCAGCACCGAAGACATGGCCCGTTTTGGTCTGCTCTTTCTCAACAACGGTCAATGGAACAACCAACAGCTGCTCAGCAAAGAATGGATTGAACTGGCCACTACGCCCTCAGTACCCAACGTCAATTATGGCTATATGTGGTGGTTGAACGAAAAGGAGGGCGATCGCCATTGGGAGGGCGTGCCCGAGCACGTTTTTTATGCCGCAGGCTTTGGCGGCAACTTTATTGTCATCGACCAGCAAAATGGTCTTGTCATCGTCACCCGTTGGTTGGAACCCTCTAAGATTGGGGAATTTGTGAGGCAAGTGTATAAGACTTTTTAATTTCCCTGTCATTTCTAATCCCGATATTTCGGGATGAGAAATCTCTTGAGATTCCTCGTCGCTTCGCTCTGTCGAAAAGACAAACAGAAAGCTATGGCGCCACTGCGCTTTGCTTATGGAGCGGCTCCAAAGCCTGCAGGGCCTTTTCCACATTCGTAATGCCTTCAAAAACCAATAGCAGCCGCAGTCCGTTACGGGTCTGTTTTTCTTTGAGTTTGCATTGCTGGGGATGGCTTTGCACGTACTGAAGCACATGGGTAAAAGTGTGGCTTTGGTAAAAGTCTGATTGCTGGTCGGCAATGAAATAGCCGATGAATTTTTTCTTTTTCAAGACCACTTTTTCAAGCCCGATACTCGTGGCGATCCACTTGATGCG
This portion of the Flagellimonas lutaonensis genome encodes:
- a CDS encoding helix-turn-helix domain-containing protein; the protein is MKQPELGLKIEALRKEKGLTQEELVERCNINVRTLQRIENGEVTPRSYTVKTILSALDEDYETLQVTEDQNPDFVLNVSKKEAKSVHTLLTLAMVSGVLYLITSSMEGVIDYFRFYEDELVFGTIGSVVLKIFSMLFYAAMVYGFLISGKLLKNYLMKIASVLLLIGCVLFYLFDIVSFFNDFLTFEVVILAEAISWGTLGILFGISIIKTNKIMRPLSFFAGGMEVLASFFLLTVVLSLLGWILQLPAVILEVLFLYRVSQRVKQGNH
- a CDS encoding serine hydrolase domain-containing protein — protein: MKITVKAILLKFILLVFLPVFGQEMYFPKRNADWKKFEKSTYNESVLQDAVNFALQNEYSGSKDLRQAILKGFEREPFHEILGPTKKRGAPAGMILKNGYLVTSWGDTKRVDMTFSVTKSFLSTVAGLAVDAKLIADVNDKVGNYVWDGTFDGEHNNKITWEHLLQQNSDWSGELWGLKDWADRPPREGSLDDWKFRKLQEPGTVMEYNDVRVNVLAYSLTHVWRKPLPLVLKEKLMDRIGASTTWRWYGYDHAWTTIDGLKMQSVTGGGHSGAGMFISTEDMARFGLLFLNNGQWNNQQLLSKEWIELATTPSVPNVNYGYMWWLNEKEGDRHWEGVPEHVFYAAGFGGNFIVIDQQNGLVIVTRWLEPSKIGEFVRQVYKTF